A window of Eucalyptus grandis isolate ANBG69807.140 chromosome 4, ASM1654582v1, whole genome shotgun sequence genomic DNA:
ATATGCCACAAACTCCTCATTAACAAATGAGTCAGATATTTCAAGATTTGGGAAACATGGGACAGCATTAGTAGAACAATTCTAGAAAGGAGAACTTATGAAGAGAGACAGAGGATATAAGTCAAGCAAGAAAGTTTTAAGAAACAACATCCGCCATAACACAAGGAGAGAGAATCATATTCATCAAAGCGTGGAAACAAATACAGTCCATACCTGTAAGCATGGAAGAATAGCAGGTCTACGCTGTTGCAAGAAGTGAATGCACATCAGCACATACCTGCATGAGTAACATGTCAATTGGCTAGCAAAAAACATAAGTGAGGAAATATAATCTAAAGCTCGTTCTCATTAGTTGCTAAACCATAGTTTCCTCGGATTCTACTCAAAAAGCCCTGTTCCCCAAAACACATGGCAAGGCTGACTGAGTCTCATAACAGCCATAGCCTAGATGTTTTCGTAATTGTTGTATTAATAaattgaaacaagaaaaaaaacacaaactgtGACTCACGCATAGCTGGATAATGTGCCTTGATAAGTTTCATTTACTCCTCTGGATTTCGCCCAATGTTTCACAATAAATGCCAACTGCCGCAATCTCACATCTATTTGGGCATAATCTCGCAGAAGCTTTGTATTAACAACTGCCAAGACATTGTTAATGCATATATCACAAGATATTCCTGTAGCTGGATCCATAAGCTTTACTATGGGGACCCTAGCACGGGTTAGTGCCTGTAAGAAATTACAAGTTGAGGAATTAAAATGTGTCAGCAAGTAGACCTGAAAGCAAGTCAAACATATCACTGTACCATGtctaaaatgataaaattaatcTGAGTGATATGTACACTGAAGCATGCTGGCAGTAGAACTAGTAATCATTCAGGACGCCTGAGGGAATTAATGTTTAGGTGTCATCTTCCAGCTAATTAAACCTAGCGTGGGTGTAAAGTTTCACTCCCGCCTAACAAGACGAGGTAGTGTGTCAGATGGCAAGACCTTTACTGTCCATGCAGACAACTTCTATGCAGAAGTGCTACTGCtaaaaaacaacagaaaactGTATCAACCAATCACATTTAAGAACAAAGTGGCAAGTGAAGGTATGAGAATATTCTTCAGGTCCATCAACAGGTCCACAGACACAACAAAACATAAGATAAGCAAAAGGGGGATATATGAGATACcaagcacaaaaagaaaatgcaaaacaatgtTGGCATATGTAATAAAATTGGATAAGGGACTCCATATTCTTCCCTAAGCAAACACTCGAGCACCTTTTCGAACAAATTACTTAACATGACAACTTCAAAGTCGTTTTCACATAAAATACTCTCTTGTGaaagaatcaaaattttctcCTGCAATTTGAAATATCAGAAAGGCAGATATTCCATTTTCCCCTAGCATCACAAAAATGGGGACATTACAATACAAGGAAGCAATTTAATTCACCTGCACATCTTGTAAATTATCTGATTCGAATATGTCTGCTAATTTCAGTATAACCTCTGATTTATCAATGTTGGCATCCTGAATAGCAAGGCACACATCAATATCACTCTTGCAAACTCCAAAAGAGTTGGCACATGATCCATACAGGTATAACCGAGCTTCTGGCCACTCTTTGCTGACTAACTTCTGCAACATTGTCAACAACTGCTTCTGCTtagccttttcttcttcaggtgGTATCAAGGAATCATAAATTGCAAGAAAGGGAACATTCAGCCTGTCTATGTCCCAGCGACACTCCATTGAACTTTTAAAGTTCCTCATTCGCTGTGTAAGTAGCCTTTGTCCTCTGGAGTCTGACCTGAAATCCTGGTAATAGCATGTGCAAATTTAAGTAAACCAAAAATTCTTCCTGATATATATTCGAGAGAAGTATGTAGCCTGTACGATGGATGAATAAAAGCTACCTCATCAATTCACAAAGCCTACAGTTTGCCATCCTATATAATTGTTTAATACACTTTTGAGTTCTATGAATAAAAAAACCATTCCAATGCCTAACGCAGTGATTCAAAATGCATgtgttattttattaaatatgcgttgaaaaacataaaaattgagagaaaaccCTGATAGggagaaaatatataataatcagggaaaaaggaagaactGGGATTTCAATAAAATTCAGTCTGTATCCTGCATAAAGGAAATTATATCAGAAGCAAAGACCAAATTACGCAAAAATACAAGGTACATAGAAAAATCCTTCTTTAAACAGGAAGGTATGATAAAGAATGagaaaagtcagaaaaaaacAAGGACCTCCCCTAACCACTGTTAATAAAATACATGGACTTTTACAATAAATATACTTACATGTATGAAACTTATGAAAAACACAGGTTCTTGTCTCACAAAACGGCTTACACGCATATAAGTCACAAAATCATGTAAGATGTCAATTTTTACTTATATAtggaaaatttaataatatcatAACTAAATTTGTAAAATCAACTGAATATATAAAATGCCCTTGATTTCTCACTAGATATAAAAGCCCACGAACAGCATTACTagatattcatttttcacaagatTATTTAGTTCaagaatcaaaattcaatttgcaAGTTTCTCAATCAAAACGTATTTGAGGTAAACTCATGATGACATCAATTGTAGATCCTATCACAATCATGCCAAGTTACTTATTGAAACAAAAGATGACCTATACTCATCAACATCCGACACCACTCTTCCCACATATACGAATATCAAAACTCCTTACCTAATTTCTCTAAATAGTAAAGCCGATGATGTAATTAAACCTATCATTCCACTTGAGAACTCGTGATGATGTCATTTATCGATCCTATCACAATCATGCCAGTTTTTCACATTAAATTTCCAGCTGACATAATCCACCTCTGGCATCATGCTCTTCTCTTTCCATATAACTATCAAACCCCCcgatcttttttcttgttttttggaaCAGTAAAGGCCCCCCCACCAAAAATCCTCCATTCTGCTTGAGTAGTAATCACATATGaccttttctttactttttaagCACATAAAATCATTCAAATTCATCAGAAgaacaatttaatttatttaaatatcttcaCCAGAagtaatataaattaaatggcACCAAACAGGCGTAATGACACACTCTACTGCTCGCCCACAACGGCAAGGCCCGCAAGAAATTTGAATCATGCCCCATATGGACAAAATTAATTCTAGTTATGCCATTAAAGCATACGTAAAGGAAGTCGAAAAAGAAACATGCCTCAGACTATCCAGTTATAAAAGCTTCCTCAACTAAAATTACAGCTGTCAACTGACTACAAGTTCAGCACACATTATTTAGGAAAGAATCGCAAAAGCTCTTCACTCAAGTTAactttttttatggaaattaaaaaaaataaaaataaataaatgcttcGATTTCAGTTTAAATACAAGATTGATCTGCACCACATTCAACTCAGAAACCCTCCCCACACACTAAAACATACACCACCAGAAACACACTAAAACATATTAAATGAGAATTACAAAGAGTGTCACCTTTTCTCGTTGACTTCGTTGCTgccttctctcatttttctcatCAAGTTCGTCCTCAAGCAAATCATCAGATTCATTAGCACCTAACTTACCAGCTCTCTTCACCGCagccccctctccctcctcttctCCTTTACTATCGTTCTCAACAACCTCACGATGCAGAGCAGCAGACTCCTCTATGTCCGAGGCAGAAACTGAATAAAGGTTACTCCCAGTCGGTGGACCAGGGCGATCAAGCTGCTCGCTCAGCTGCGTCACCCCTGAATTTCTGCTAGGCATTCTATGATCATCGAAGTGAAATTTCCTCCCTATCACATCCCCATCATTAGAACTCGCGTTCTTATGATTCCACTCGTTCTGATTATTCCTTTCCCCATCCTATCCTCCAGTTACCAAAACCCGAATTCGTTCTTATGATTCCACTCGTTCTGATTATTCCTTTCCCCATCCACATTACGCTCAAAATCTATCCTCCAGTTACCAAAACCCGAATTCCCACTCGCGTTCTTATGATTCCACTCGTTCTGATTATTCCTTTCCCCATCCACATTACGCTCAAAATCTATCCTCCAGTTACCAAAACCCGAATTCCCTCTTCCAGCCGGCTTCGCTGGAAACCCTGGTGGCATTTGCCTATCATTCCCCACGTGGTTCTGCTTTCCCCGCCCGACCGCTCGCCTCTCCTGCTCTCCAAGCTCGTTATTCCCACGCCAAGCAGCATTTACACTGG
This region includes:
- the LOC104442222 gene encoding LOW QUALITY PROTEIN: UTP:RNA uridylyltransferase 1 (The sequence of the model RefSeq protein was modified relative to this genomic sequence to represent the inferred CDS: deleted 2 bases in 1 codon); translated protein: MGGGGGDGPPPGSSANGGEFLLSSSGVPPAPAPAPAPAPAAAAAAAAAPPPPAAAVDHRPGSPPWAPRSASRPAAQRPRLLRPAVGPHHHHAAAAAPPPVYPHSLFGVAPGGNQLPANHHNQGPPVDDFRRLGLGGFDERGVAPHNLAQQLKQLQLHHQHQQQLQLQLQRQQQEQSLRFGSFPPKIIPSEVVSVENSVFDSAREPNMGSGSRGSDRFEKNRQFSPRGNSGASVNAAWRGNNELGEQERRAVGRGKQNHVGNDRQMPPGFPAKPAGRGNSGFGNWRIDFERNVDGERNNQNEWNHKNASGNSGFGNWRIDFERNVDGERNNQNEWNHKNASSNDGDVIGRKFHFDDHRMPSRNSGVTQLSEQLDRPGPPTGSNLYSVSASDIEESAALHREVVENDSKGEEEGEGAAVKRAGKLGANESDDLLEDELDEKNERRQQRSQREKDFRSDSRGQRLLTQRMRNFKSSMECRWDIDRLNVPFLAIYDSLIPPEEEKAKQKQLLTMLQKLVSKEWPEARLYLYGSCANSFGVCKSDIDVCLAIQDANIDKSEVILKLADIFESDNLQDVQALTRARVPIVKLMDPATGISCDICINNVLAVVNTKLLRDYAQIDVRLRQLAFIVKHWAKSRGVNETYQGTLSSYAYVLMCIHFLQQRRPAILPCLQEMEATYAVTVDNIECAFFDKVEKLRDFGSRNRETIAQLVWAFFHYWAYCHDYTNTVISVRTGSLLSKRTKDWTRRIGNDRHLICIEDPFDVSHDLGRVVDKFSIKVLREEFERAAEIMQYDPNPCVTLFKPYSAS